CGCCGTCGGCCGCGCGTCGCGCTCTACGTCCTTGATGACGTCGACGAAGGCGCGCAGGCCCGCCGGCACCAGCCGGTGGCTGGGGTAGTACAGGTAGTGGCCGTCAAAGGGCGGCGTCCAGTCGTCCAGCAGGGTCGCGAGCTGGCCGCTGTCGATGGCCGGCCTGGCCGTGTCTTCCCAGACGAAGGCCACGCCCAGGCCCTTGATCGCGGCGGACACCATCAGGTCCATGCTGTCCAGGGTAATGGGGCCGTCCGCGTCGAATTTCAGTTCCTGGCCGTGACGCTTGAACTCCCAGCGGTACATCTTGCCGCTGGGCAGCCGGAAGCGGATGCATGGATGCCGGGCCAATTCATCCGGCGTGCGCGGCGTGCCGGCGCGCCGCAGATAGGCAGGCGCGGCCACGCACACCAGGCGACCATCGCCGCCGAACGGCACCGCGACCATGTCGCGCGGCAGCGACTCCCCCAGCCGCACGCCCGCATCGAAACCCTCGGCGACGATATCCACCAACCGCCCTTCGACCACCAGGTCGACGTGTATGCCCGGATAACGCTGCAGGAAGGTCGGAACGATGCGCTCCATCAGTATGCGCGCCGCCGGCTCGGCGGCGTTGATCCGCACGCTGCCGGTCGGCTGCTCGCTCAGGGTGCCGACGTCGGCCAACGCCTGGTCCAGCTCAGCCAGGATGGGCGAGAGGTTGCGGAAGAAGCGCGCGCCTGCCTCGGTCGGCGCCACGCTGCGCGTGGTGCGGTGGAAAAGGCGCAGGGCCAACCGCTGCTCCAGCGCCCGCATCATGTGGCTGAGCGTCGAGGCGGACATGCCCAATTCGTCGGCGGCGGCTCGAAAACTGGCGTGGCGCACGATCGCCGCGAAGGCGGTCAATTCGGTCAAGCTGGGACGTTGATTCATGGGATTTCGCCAGTAGGCCATGCCAATTCTAGGGCATAGACCCACTAATCGGCGCTACCTATACTGCCTGCGACGCGTCGCCGCGGCGCTGCCGGACCCCGATCCGGAAGGTGGCGGCGCCGAGCTGTCCCTCCTACACGTCCGCGCCCGGCCGGTCCCGGCCCGCCCACGAGGACGCGCATTACTCGAAGGAATCACCATGCAAACCACCAAGGCCTTTGGCGCGCAGTCGGCCACGACCCCGCTCGCCCCGTTGACGATCGAACGCCGCGAACCCGGCCCCAACGACGTCGCCATACAGGTTCTGTATTGCGGGGTCTGCCACTCCGATCTGCACACCGTGCGCGGCGAATGGGAAGGCATCCGTTTCCCGTCGGTGCCCGGCCACGAAATCGTCGGCCGCATCAGCGCCGTCGGCAAGGACGTCTCGCGCTTCAAGCTGGGCGACATCGTGGGCGTGGGCTGCATGGTCGACAGCTGCCGCACCTGCCCCTCCTGCCGCGACGGGCT
This genomic interval from Bordetella genomosp. 8 contains the following:
- a CDS encoding LysR family transcriptional regulator is translated as MNQRPSLTELTAFAAIVRHASFRAAADELGMSASTLSHMMRALEQRLALRLFHRTTRSVAPTEAGARFFRNLSPILAELDQALADVGTLSEQPTGSVRINAAEPAARILMERIVPTFLQRYPGIHVDLVVEGRLVDIVAEGFDAGVRLGESLPRDMVAVPFGGDGRLVCVAAPAYLRRAGTPRTPDELARHPCIRFRLPSGKMYRWEFKRHGQELKFDADGPITLDSMDLMVSAAIKGLGVAFVWEDTARPAIDSGQLATLLDDWTPPFDGHYLYYPSHRLVPAGLRAFVDVIKDVERDARPTAAPRPGASAADRPPGRPGG